The following are from one region of the Polyangiaceae bacterium genome:
- a CDS encoding GNAT family N-acetyltransferase — MNQVVETSDRAAIERFLRRDPFLHLYELGDLDPFFWPHTRWFGWMDEANELQALALLYTGTDLPVLLGLGRDDEGMLGDLIEAATSHLPAEFYAHLSPGLAQRLAHRFTATGHGLHLKMALQRKELLSDIDMHGVTRLTPSELCEILALYEHSYPNNWFDPRMLETGEYFGLKHHNELVCVAGVHVYSRAFRVAALGNVATHPAHRGQGLARRAVAALCASLLEHVDFVGLNVHADNRAAIACYERLGFVEVAQYEEFMLRER, encoded by the coding sequence GTGAACCAAGTCGTCGAGACCTCTGACCGCGCCGCAATCGAGCGCTTCCTCCGCCGCGACCCATTCTTGCATCTCTACGAGCTCGGAGACCTTGATCCGTTCTTCTGGCCACACACGCGCTGGTTCGGCTGGATGGACGAAGCCAACGAGCTGCAAGCGCTAGCGCTGCTCTACACTGGAACTGACCTACCCGTGTTGCTCGGGCTCGGTCGCGACGACGAAGGCATGCTCGGCGATCTGATCGAGGCGGCCACATCGCATCTCCCCGCGGAATTCTATGCACACCTCTCCCCAGGCCTCGCTCAGCGTCTAGCGCACCGCTTCACCGCGACCGGCCACGGCCTCCACCTAAAGATGGCTCTGCAACGAAAAGAACTGCTCTCAGACATTGATATGCACGGCGTGACGCGGCTCACACCCAGCGAACTCTGTGAGATCCTCGCGCTATACGAACACAGCTATCCCAACAATTGGTTCGACCCGCGTATGCTCGAAACCGGCGAATACTTCGGCCTTAAACACCACAACGAGCTCGTGTGCGTCGCCGGCGTGCACGTCTACTCGCGCGCGTTCCGGGTCGCCGCCCTGGGCAACGTCGCGACGCACCCAGCACACCGCGGCCAAGGCCTCGCCCGCCGAGCAGTCGCGGCATTGTGCGCGTCCCTGCTAGAGCACGTCGACTTCGTCGGGCTCAATGTGCACGCCGACAATCGCGCGGCTATCGCCTGCTATGAGCGATTGGGGTTTGTTGAGGTGGCTCAGTACGAGGAGTTCATGTTGCGGGAGCGCTGA
- a CDS encoding helicase: MRGFLRLDARADAGATVPERDVERQEDTVLRALSLLDEQPGVVLADEVGMGKTYEALGVIAARQQENPSARTVILTPGPDLNQKWEKELRAFGDRSRTMYAGFRDKVRAATNLASLIRVLDEAPIVVAPANVFAGSRATADQAYLLSAWATEHGLAGNQIAALFKRYRHGQLERVTNHEVLFLDAFDWARMERPLERALASHRKAPGSLNALYEEGGYDAFKNQRAVDAALADLKFRVLSELVPMIDLLVVDEAHKLKNSESLRATGVRTVFGGRFDKALFLTATPFQLTVDELRQVFALFALSRTAPMDLEEQAERLLDDVAEYTQAYNDFESLWRMLDGAGVADFSAWFARDPSLKQEPDDPALRAVVAHGRRLLQLKQERIEPGFRGWMIRSLREDKREYRKSDPRRVQATGGDGVPFMLYERFIAELFRTKAPTHKAAVQINMVSSYAAARDGALLRDEERSNFADSAEAYRKLLQGVLGELKDTTGGHPKVAHVVRDAVEAAEHDEKTLIFCARVATLHELKREIEAEWNDRMLAAWQRVFPGAQASDIFDTTEDESRIRGRHSKLRNRFQRPQDALYLALRERYVPTLLEASGFAKEHLGDIVDRANDILRGLKLPKAHAERADWSLLKRCVEQATALALRDAGRADDVEPEVMERILDPRFVLLGFDLEADDVESFTTEGDQTATWSIKAEDAQLVIPKVHLWSHLKSPLFDVPADLRVRTVERLAAYLVSRYVPFLPDLLSFAKEQGVDVESIEARALVPVIDRYWTTPTGRRWCDQLRCFLVYMDKLDEAHRKEVLDDVLKAGAIVRHTVDGESRERLREAFNTPLYPMVLVANEVMQEGLDLHHHCRRVIHHDLAWNPAQLEQRVGRVDRLGSLVARERLRRPDTTLDITLPLIRNTIDERLERTVRMRERWMEFLLGAPPNFDEYGLADEPVRSLPVGFAEALRVELGPSRSVT, translated from the coding sequence CTGCGCGGCTTCCTTCGGCTTGATGCACGAGCCGACGCGGGGGCTACGGTGCCCGAGCGCGATGTCGAGCGGCAAGAAGACACCGTCTTGCGTGCGCTGTCGTTGCTTGATGAGCAGCCCGGCGTCGTGCTCGCCGACGAAGTCGGTATGGGCAAGACGTACGAAGCGCTGGGAGTCATTGCCGCGCGACAACAAGAGAACCCAAGCGCCCGAACAGTGATCCTCACCCCTGGGCCCGACCTGAACCAGAAGTGGGAGAAGGAGCTGCGCGCTTTCGGAGATCGCTCCCGAACGATGTATGCCGGCTTCCGAGACAAGGTGCGCGCCGCCACGAACTTGGCGTCGTTGATTCGCGTCCTGGACGAAGCGCCAATCGTCGTCGCGCCAGCCAACGTCTTCGCTGGGAGTCGCGCTACCGCCGACCAAGCGTACTTGCTCTCCGCGTGGGCAACGGAGCACGGCCTAGCGGGGAATCAGATCGCGGCGCTGTTCAAGCGCTATCGCCACGGTCAGCTCGAGCGCGTCACCAACCACGAAGTGTTGTTCTTGGATGCCTTCGATTGGGCGAGAATGGAGCGTCCTCTCGAGCGTGCCCTTGCGAGTCATCGCAAGGCACCGGGGTCGCTGAACGCGCTCTATGAGGAAGGCGGCTATGACGCCTTCAAGAATCAGCGCGCAGTCGATGCTGCGCTCGCAGACTTGAAGTTCCGCGTGCTCAGCGAGCTGGTCCCGATGATCGACCTACTGGTCGTTGATGAAGCTCACAAGCTGAAGAACTCCGAGTCGCTGCGTGCGACGGGAGTGCGCACGGTGTTCGGTGGACGTTTCGACAAGGCGCTATTCCTTACGGCAACACCGTTTCAGCTCACCGTCGACGAGCTACGCCAGGTGTTCGCGCTGTTCGCGCTTTCACGGACCGCCCCGATGGATTTGGAGGAGCAGGCGGAGCGCTTGCTCGACGATGTTGCTGAGTACACTCAGGCATACAACGACTTCGAGTCGCTGTGGCGCATGCTGGACGGCGCGGGCGTTGCTGACTTCAGTGCGTGGTTCGCGCGTGACCCTAGCTTGAAGCAAGAACCTGATGACCCCGCGCTGCGAGCTGTGGTCGCGCACGGCCGACGGTTGCTGCAGCTGAAGCAGGAACGCATCGAGCCCGGCTTCCGCGGATGGATGATCCGCAGCCTGCGCGAGGACAAGCGGGAGTACCGCAAATCCGACCCCCGGCGCGTGCAGGCGACGGGCGGCGACGGCGTCCCTTTCATGCTCTACGAGCGCTTCATCGCAGAGCTATTCCGCACGAAAGCACCTACTCACAAGGCCGCCGTCCAGATCAACATGGTGTCCTCCTACGCAGCTGCGCGAGACGGAGCGCTACTGAGGGACGAAGAGCGAAGCAACTTCGCCGACAGCGCGGAAGCCTATCGAAAGCTGCTTCAGGGTGTGCTCGGTGAATTGAAGGACACGACCGGCGGACATCCTAAGGTTGCCCACGTTGTTCGCGACGCGGTCGAAGCCGCCGAGCATGACGAGAAGACGCTCATCTTCTGCGCGCGCGTCGCCACGCTGCATGAGCTCAAGCGAGAGATCGAAGCAGAGTGGAATGACCGCATGCTCGCCGCTTGGCAGCGAGTGTTTCCCGGAGCGCAGGCTTCAGACATCTTCGACACGACCGAAGATGAGTCTCGAATCCGTGGGCGACACTCGAAGCTCCGCAACCGGTTTCAGCGCCCACAGGACGCGCTGTACCTCGCGTTGCGAGAGCGCTACGTGCCGACCCTTCTCGAGGCGAGTGGGTTCGCGAAGGAGCACCTGGGCGACATCGTTGATCGAGCTAACGACATCCTCCGCGGACTCAAGCTCCCGAAGGCCCATGCCGAGCGCGCCGATTGGTCGCTGTTGAAGCGCTGCGTGGAGCAAGCGACCGCTCTTGCGCTGCGCGACGCGGGTCGTGCCGACGACGTCGAGCCAGAAGTGATGGAGCGAATCCTCGATCCACGCTTCGTGTTGCTGGGCTTCGATCTTGAAGCGGATGACGTCGAGAGCTTCACCACAGAAGGTGACCAGACCGCGACTTGGAGCATCAAGGCAGAGGATGCGCAGCTGGTGATCCCGAAGGTCCACCTTTGGTCTCACCTCAAGTCGCCCTTGTTCGATGTGCCCGCTGACTTGCGTGTTCGCACCGTGGAGAGGCTCGCAGCTTACTTGGTGTCTCGCTACGTACCGTTCCTCCCCGACCTCCTGTCGTTCGCGAAAGAGCAAGGCGTTGACGTCGAGAGCATCGAGGCTCGCGCGCTCGTCCCTGTCATCGATCGCTATTGGACCACGCCAACCGGCCGCCGTTGGTGCGACCAGCTGCGCTGCTTCCTTGTCTACATGGACAAGCTCGACGAAGCCCATCGCAAGGAGGTGCTCGACGACGTCCTCAAAGCAGGCGCAATCGTCCGGCACACCGTAGACGGTGAGAGCCGCGAACGACTCCGCGAAGCGTTCAACACGCCGCTCTACCCAATGGTGTTGGTGGCCAACGAAGTGATGCAAGAAGGCCTAGACCTTCACCACCACTGCCGCCGCGTCATTCACCACGATCTCGCCTGGAATCCAGCCCAGCTCGAGCAACGCGTCGGCCGCGTCGACCGCCTTGGTTCACTCGTCGCCCGCGAGCGCCTCCGGCGCCCAGACACCACGCTCGACATCACACTGCCACTCATCCGCAACACAATCGACGAACGCCTAGAACGAACCGTGCGGATGCGCGAACGCTGGATGGAGTTCCTGTTGGGAGCTCCGCCGAACTTTGATGAATATGGTCTAGCGGATGAGCCGGTGCGGAGTTTGCCGGTGGGGTTTGCTGAGGCGTTGAGGGTGGAGTTGGGGCCTAGTCGCTCCGTGACATAG